The following coding sequences are from one Desulfosporosinus orientis DSM 765 window:
- a CDS encoding sugar ABC transporter substrate-binding protein: MSKKWRFLLIIIPLCLSLTITGCSLQDLLGKNKNKTTAKKSSKPIIAVSLNEEDPNKLLITKGIDDLAEKEDVKINYVGQSDSESQLKDAKVLIYQGGDASILQKTQSEDIPILALTQLPSGIKPEGIVIPDQEKTGEIMAQTLLGKVSEGDIVILQGDPNESGSQALLAGNKAVLSRYPKITIHTISSPQGTESVARTNLVEFLQKNPDKVKGILAHTDKLAAQASEVLKQAQLDKTVSLVGGQASISSLQRMANGSQIGDVDTSPYLQGANAYQWAQKIIKKEPLELNRSLTSEQGEIPAKVIEVKAVTPANLSVIQKSYAKTIESAEQAQKEKEKEKDQSSETKKSDSNSSDQEKQGDEQGDKGDNKQSSVPPGVEKVTEHVKTETTRDYLDAQGKVIGTEKTVNEQVKTVPPDMLTQQKAEDKEKDTSKEQEGGTKEESKK, encoded by the coding sequence ATGTCAAAAAAATGGCGATTCTTGTTGATCATAATTCCTCTTTGTCTTAGTTTAACCATAACAGGCTGCAGTCTTCAAGATCTTTTAGGAAAAAATAAAAATAAAACAACTGCTAAAAAATCAAGTAAACCAATTATAGCAGTTTCCTTAAATGAAGAGGACCCCAATAAACTTCTTATCACTAAAGGAATTGATGATCTTGCTGAGAAGGAAGATGTAAAAATAAACTATGTAGGGCAATCAGATAGTGAGTCTCAGTTGAAAGATGCCAAGGTTTTAATATATCAGGGCGGGGACGCAAGTATCTTGCAAAAAACTCAATCTGAAGATATACCAATTTTAGCCTTAACCCAGCTTCCTTCAGGAATAAAACCCGAAGGAATCGTTATCCCGGATCAAGAAAAAACGGGTGAAATCATGGCTCAAACATTGTTAGGCAAAGTTTCTGAAGGTGATATTGTTATTCTTCAGGGGGATCCCAATGAAAGCGGGTCTCAGGCGCTGTTAGCAGGTAATAAAGCAGTTCTGAGCAGGTACCCCAAAATCACAATACATACAATTTCCAGTCCCCAAGGTACTGAATCAGTAGCAAGGACAAATTTAGTTGAGTTTCTTCAAAAGAATCCTGACAAGGTAAAAGGAATCTTAGCTCATACTGATAAGTTGGCTGCCCAGGCTAGTGAAGTATTGAAACAAGCTCAGCTGGATAAAACAGTTAGTTTAGTCGGAGGACAAGCTTCAATCTCATCTTTGCAGAGAATGGCAAACGGATCTCAGATAGGAGATGTGGATACTTCCCCATATCTGCAGGGGGCTAACGCCTATCAGTGGGCCCAAAAAATTATTAAGAAAGAGCCTTTGGAACTAAACCGCTCGCTTACCAGCGAACAAGGTGAAATACCGGCAAAGGTTATTGAAGTTAAAGCCGTAACACCAGCCAATCTATCCGTCATTCAAAAAAGCTATGCCAAAACCATTGAGAGTGCTGAACAAGCTCAGAAAGAGAAAGAAAAGGAAAAGGATCAATCCTCTGAAACTAAAAAAAGTGATAGTAATAGCAGTGATCAAGAAAAACAGGGTGATGAGCAAGGCGATAAAGGAGATAATAAGCAAAGCTCTGTACCTCCGGGCGTTGAGAAAGTCACGGAACATGTAAAAACAGAAACCACGCGAGATTATCTGGATGCCCAAGGGAAAGTGATCGGTACAGAAAAAACGGTTAATGAACAGGTGAAAACTGTTCCGCCGGATATGTTAACTCAACAAAAAGC
- a CDS encoding HDOD domain-containing protein encodes MTIKLEHVLKRVQALPPLPTSALRVIALTKNPQTTVKELETIIAKDPSLTAGILKQANSAYYGYARRISSLQEAIVMLGFQVTQGLAMASAVAPLLKSNLPGYEIEQEGLWQHSLLTAMTAKRLCQHLKLPFGDIAFTAGLLHDIGKLVISIYVQEVGAFLVEKVKEIKLSYVELEEKVIGYNHATVGGFLARTWFLPEDLVSAITYHHTPSEAPSYPELANIIHVANGVASLLGVGGGIDSLLNPIQQEALDKLSLKTEDLESLMSELGEFIVDPTLFSL; translated from the coding sequence TTGACTATTAAATTAGAGCATGTCTTAAAACGGGTCCAAGCTCTTCCGCCTCTTCCCACATCAGCTTTGCGTGTCATTGCCTTAACTAAGAATCCTCAAACAACGGTAAAAGAGCTTGAAACTATCATAGCCAAAGACCCCTCACTTACTGCCGGTATCTTAAAACAAGCAAACTCTGCTTACTATGGATATGCCCGGCGAATTTCTTCTCTTCAAGAAGCTATTGTCATGCTCGGCTTTCAGGTTACTCAGGGATTAGCTATGGCTTCTGCTGTCGCTCCTTTATTAAAAAGCAATTTACCCGGCTATGAAATAGAACAAGAAGGCCTCTGGCAGCATTCTTTGCTCACAGCTATGACGGCCAAGCGTCTATGTCAGCATCTAAAACTTCCTTTTGGAGACATTGCTTTCACAGCCGGACTGCTCCATGATATTGGCAAGCTGGTCATCTCAATTTATGTACAGGAAGTTGGCGCTTTCCTTGTTGAAAAAGTAAAAGAAATTAAACTATCCTATGTTGAACTTGAAGAAAAAGTTATAGGATACAACCATGCCACCGTCGGCGGATTCTTAGCAAGAACCTGGTTTCTCCCCGAAGATCTGGTATCTGCTATTACCTACCATCATACACCTTCGGAGGCACCTAGTTATCCGGAACTGGCCAATATTATTCATGTCGCTAACGGGGTTGCCAGTTTATTAGGAGTCGGCGGCGGTATAGACAGTTTATTAAACCCCATACAACAAGAAGCTCTCGACAAACTATCCCTGAAAACTGAGGATCTCGAGAGTTTAATGTCAGAACTCGGTGAGTTCATTGTAGACCCAACTTTGTTCAGTTTATAA
- a CDS encoding S41 family peptidase — protein sequence MQEWNMKRIAKNIGVLFVVFSVLVTTLVSGAVIANVNNLGRLVHVVQLIRNDYLENVTTAQLVEGATKGIVDILGDPYSTYMNAQENQELFQLLEGKFGGIGIVLSLKDPKKLVVLRPIKNSPASKAGIQSGDVVSKINDKDTAGMDQEAAVALMRGDPGTQVSLGLYRESTNKTYTVNLTRENITVPTVDGEALPGNSDIAYISISQFGSETGTELKDTLNTMNIQQFKGLILDLRYNHGGELNAAVDVASYFIPDGPVVYIVDKQGNIDTKMATGTYLGIPLVVLVNEESASASEIVAGAIKDKGTATLVGVKTFGKGIVQTIFPLDGGTSVKLTTAKYLTPNKVDIHKKGIEPDVVVELPKGQQATISPQDTNFDPQLQKALETLKGKIK from the coding sequence TTGCAAGAGTGGAACATGAAACGAATTGCTAAAAACATTGGTGTACTCTTTGTGGTATTTTCTGTACTGGTGACAACCCTGGTGAGTGGTGCAGTCATTGCCAACGTCAATAATCTGGGACGGTTAGTCCATGTTGTTCAGCTGATTCGCAACGATTATCTGGAAAATGTAACAACAGCTCAGCTGGTAGAAGGCGCTACAAAAGGAATCGTCGACATTTTAGGTGATCCCTATTCAACCTACATGAATGCTCAAGAAAACCAGGAACTTTTTCAGCTGCTTGAAGGAAAGTTTGGGGGGATAGGGATTGTTTTGAGTCTCAAAGATCCCAAAAAACTCGTGGTGCTGCGCCCCATCAAGAACTCACCGGCTAGCAAGGCCGGAATCCAGTCCGGTGACGTTGTCAGTAAAATTAATGATAAAGATACGGCAGGTATGGACCAAGAGGCAGCGGTAGCGCTGATGCGGGGTGATCCTGGTACCCAGGTTAGCTTGGGCCTCTATCGGGAAAGCACCAATAAAACCTACACCGTTAACTTGACGAGAGAAAATATCACAGTCCCCACCGTGGATGGGGAAGCTTTGCCGGGGAACTCTGACATAGCCTATATCAGCATCAGTCAGTTTGGTTCTGAGACCGGGACGGAACTTAAGGATACTTTGAACACCATGAACATCCAACAATTCAAGGGGCTAATCTTGGATTTAAGGTATAATCATGGCGGAGAGCTTAATGCAGCCGTTGACGTGGCCAGCTATTTCATTCCCGACGGGCCGGTTGTCTACATCGTGGATAAGCAGGGGAACATTGATACCAAGATGGCGACGGGTACTTATTTGGGAATACCTCTGGTTGTGCTGGTGAATGAAGAAAGTGCTTCAGCTTCAGAGATTGTCGCAGGAGCGATTAAAGACAAAGGAACAGCCACTTTAGTTGGAGTAAAAACCTTCGGAAAAGGGATTGTTCAAACCATCTTTCCTTTAGACGGAGGAACCAGTGTTAAACTTACCACGGCCAAATATTTAACACCGAATAAAGTGGATATTCATAAGAAGGGAATCGAACCGGATGTTGTGGTTGAGCTTCCCAAAGGACAGCAGGCAACCATATCCCCCCAAGACACCAACTTTGATCCGCAGTTACAAAAAGCATTGGAAACCTTAAAAGGAAAAATAAAATAA
- a CDS encoding murein hydrolase activator EnvC family protein, protein MFGKKVVPTVFVILLLLGTSALPSRADQLGDSIEEQQDIQNQKDQAQGKLNKLTYTSDKMKDQLAQLETQIASAQAALEQKKVAYIQAQNQVTQAQKELEEKENELDDRRTALGKRARGIYESGQINQLELIFQSSDLGDFISRVEYLSRLVENDRQLLAGIEEQKVQIMEKKDALQAKRDQAKKLEVEAAAVKSELDSKKSQQKQTLDQNLKAQQDVFEELDRLEAESKAIGEKIRKLQAGQSGKGAEGLNGTISVWPLPGHYEISSPFGWRTHPITGKRSLHTGTDIVASTGTTIHAAGAGVVIMAGWNTAYGNMTIIDHGGGISTLYGHQSRLDVSEGQSVEANQAIGAVGSTGWSTGAHLHFEVRVGGNPTDPLQYFAN, encoded by the coding sequence GTGTTCGGGAAGAAAGTCGTACCAACGGTATTTGTAATTCTTCTTTTGCTCGGGACATCGGCGTTGCCTTCCCGGGCGGATCAATTGGGAGATAGTATTGAAGAACAGCAGGATATCCAAAATCAGAAAGATCAGGCTCAAGGGAAACTTAATAAGCTGACGTATACATCCGACAAAATGAAAGATCAGCTGGCTCAGCTGGAAACCCAGATTGCGTCGGCTCAGGCTGCTTTAGAGCAGAAGAAGGTTGCTTACATACAGGCCCAAAACCAAGTTACCCAGGCTCAAAAGGAATTGGAGGAAAAGGAAAACGAGCTTGATGACCGGCGGACAGCTTTAGGAAAACGGGCGCGGGGAATTTATGAAAGCGGCCAAATCAATCAATTAGAGCTGATTTTTCAGTCGTCGGATCTCGGGGATTTTATAAGTAGAGTTGAATATTTAAGCAGGTTGGTAGAGAATGATCGCCAGCTCCTGGCGGGTATTGAGGAGCAAAAGGTACAAATCATGGAAAAAAAGGATGCCCTGCAGGCTAAAAGGGACCAAGCTAAAAAGCTTGAAGTAGAAGCCGCCGCTGTTAAATCAGAATTGGACAGTAAAAAGTCCCAGCAAAAACAAACTCTCGATCAGAATTTGAAGGCGCAGCAAGACGTTTTTGAAGAGCTTGATCGCTTAGAGGCTGAGTCCAAGGCAATAGGGGAAAAGATCCGCAAGCTGCAGGCAGGTCAATCAGGAAAAGGAGCAGAGGGTCTGAACGGTACCATATCCGTTTGGCCGCTGCCCGGCCACTATGAGATAAGCAGTCCTTTTGGTTGGCGGACTCATCCCATTACGGGCAAACGGAGCCTGCATACCGGAACAGATATTGTAGCTTCAACAGGAACGACAATACATGCAGCCGGAGCAGGGGTGGTTATCATGGCAGGCTGGAATACGGCTTATGGTAATATGACCATTATTGATCATGGCGGCGGGATATCCACTCTCTATGGCCATCAATCCCGTTTGGACGTGAGTGAAGGACAATCCGTTGAGGCGAATCAGGCAATTGGGGCTGTTGGTTCAACAGGATGGAGTACAGGTGCACACTTGCATTTTGAAGTGAGGGTAGGAGGAAATCCCACTGATCCCTTACAGTATTTTGCGAACTGA
- the ftsX gene encoding permease-like cell division protein FtsX: MLNSSGYIFRETFNSMRRNPWLSIASVITVMVSLVILGYSVFFLANASNMAKSFESELEIATFVQISATPSEVQALKSKIEELPGVASVTLVTKEQALEDFGKTMGDQQNDLLSDLGGTNPFPDKFTVKATDPQNVAALADSVAALSGVEKVRYGQGFVDQLLKFTQWLRWIGFGVVGAFGVAAIVLISINVKMNVFSRRREIQIMKLVGASNGFIRWPFLIEGLTLGLVGGALAAIIVGIGYSWLTDYVRSTLTFLPVVQNDVLFMQVSGGLLLAGMAMGAIGSGFSLQKFLRT; encoded by the coding sequence ATGCTTAATTCCTCAGGTTATATTTTTCGTGAAACCTTTAATTCAATGAGAAGGAATCCCTGGCTTAGTATCGCTTCTGTTATTACGGTGATGGTTTCTCTGGTGATTTTAGGCTATTCAGTTTTTTTCTTAGCCAATGCATCCAATATGGCTAAATCCTTTGAATCAGAACTTGAAATTGCCACCTTTGTGCAGATTAGCGCGACCCCTTCGGAAGTGCAGGCATTAAAAAGTAAGATTGAAGAATTACCGGGAGTTGCATCAGTGACCTTGGTGACCAAAGAACAGGCTTTAGAGGACTTTGGCAAAACCATGGGGGATCAGCAAAATGATTTGTTGTCAGATCTGGGGGGGACGAACCCCTTTCCGGATAAGTTTACGGTTAAAGCAACAGATCCCCAGAATGTCGCAGCTTTGGCTGACTCTGTCGCTGCCCTTTCGGGAGTAGAAAAGGTCCGTTACGGGCAAGGATTTGTGGATCAGCTGCTGAAATTTACCCAATGGCTGAGATGGATAGGGTTTGGTGTTGTTGGTGCTTTTGGTGTTGCGGCCATTGTGCTTATTTCAATTAATGTCAAAATGAATGTTTTTTCCCGGCGCCGGGAGATTCAAATTATGAAATTAGTGGGTGCCAGCAACGGGTTTATCCGTTGGCCTTTTCTTATCGAAGGCTTAACCTTAGGTTTGGTAGGAGGAGCTTTAGCTGCTATCATTGTCGGAATCGGCTACAGTTGGCTTACTGACTATGTGCGCTCAACCTTGACGTTTCTGCCGGTTGTGCAAAATGACGTGCTCTTCATGCAAGTGTCAGGAGGGTTATTATTGGCAGGAATGGCGATGGGAGCTATAGGAAGCGGCTTTTCACTGCAAAAATTTCTTCGCACATAG
- the ftsE gene encoding cell division ATP-binding protein FtsE translates to MIQLTNVSKIYPNGARALVDINLKIGKGNFVFLVGPSGAGKSTLIKLLYREEIPTRGQVQINNKNLVRMKDREVPFLRRSIGVIFQDFKLLPNKTVFENVAFALEVIGVGKREVRARTLAAIELVGLKVKVNVYPHELSGGEQQRVCVARAIINSPALLVADEPTGNLDPETAWDIMDLLYDINKRGTTIVMATHARAIVNKMQKRVIAIENGRVARDEEKGGYGYDA, encoded by the coding sequence ATGATACAACTAACAAATGTGTCCAAGATTTATCCCAATGGTGCCAGAGCCCTTGTCGATATCAATCTGAAAATTGGCAAAGGGAACTTTGTTTTTCTGGTAGGTCCCAGTGGTGCGGGTAAGTCGACGTTAATTAAATTATTATATCGGGAAGAGATCCCCACTCGGGGACAGGTACAAATTAACAATAAAAATTTAGTGCGGATGAAAGACCGTGAGGTCCCTTTTTTAAGACGAAGCATTGGGGTGATTTTTCAGGACTTTAAGCTGCTTCCCAATAAGACGGTTTTTGAAAATGTGGCTTTTGCTCTGGAAGTCATCGGAGTGGGCAAGCGTGAGGTAAGAGCCCGTACTTTGGCGGCTATAGAGCTTGTCGGCCTTAAGGTGAAAGTAAATGTTTATCCTCACGAACTTTCCGGCGGAGAACAACAGCGGGTGTGTGTTGCCCGGGCGATTATCAATAGTCCGGCTTTACTGGTAGCAGATGAACCTACGGGGAACCTGGATCCGGAAACGGCATGGGATATTATGGATTTACTCTATGATATCAACAAACGGGGAACCACCATTGTGATGGCTACTCACGCCAGGGCGATTGTCAACAAAATGCAAAAACGTGTTATTGCCATTGAAAACGGCAGAGTTGCCCGGGATGAGGAAAAAGGGGGATACGGCTACGATGCTTAA
- a CDS encoding transketolase family protein — MNYVRRRQTLADKQATREAYGKALLTLGAENPNVVVLDADLSKSTKTADFGKKYPERFFNMGIAESNLIGTAAGLAAAGKIPFASTFAIFAVGRAFEQIRNSVAYPKLNVKIAATHAGITVGEDGGSHQAVEDVAIMRAVPNMTVLVPADGEETRQAILAAAKYYGPVYIRMGRLDVPLLFGEDYHFEIGKANVLKEGTDAAIMANGVMVSLALEAAADLAEQGISVSVVNVASVKPLDEETIVQVAQKSKAVVTAEEHNIIGGLGSAVAELLAEKQPTPMVRVGIKDTFGESGKPAELLEKYGLTKESIIKAVQEVISKK; from the coding sequence ATGAATTACGTGAGGAGGCGGCAAACCTTGGCTGATAAACAAGCGACCCGAGAAGCGTATGGAAAAGCACTACTTACCTTAGGAGCCGAAAATCCTAACGTGGTTGTTTTAGATGCGGATTTATCGAAGTCAACCAAAACCGCTGATTTTGGGAAGAAATACCCTGAGCGGTTCTTTAATATGGGAATTGCCGAGTCGAACCTGATTGGGACTGCCGCAGGCTTAGCTGCTGCCGGAAAAATTCCCTTTGCCAGCACCTTTGCGATTTTTGCAGTAGGACGAGCCTTTGAGCAAATCCGCAATTCCGTTGCCTATCCGAAACTGAATGTAAAGATCGCGGCTACCCACGCGGGAATTACCGTGGGAGAAGACGGCGGTTCCCATCAAGCGGTGGAAGACGTGGCGATCATGCGGGCAGTCCCCAATATGACGGTGCTGGTTCCTGCTGATGGTGAAGAAACTCGTCAAGCGATTTTAGCCGCTGCCAAGTATTATGGGCCGGTTTACATCCGCATGGGCCGCTTAGACGTACCTTTGCTTTTTGGAGAGGACTATCACTTTGAGATAGGCAAAGCTAATGTTCTGAAAGAAGGAACGGATGCGGCGATTATGGCCAATGGTGTGATGGTCTCTCTGGCTTTGGAAGCAGCTGCTGACTTAGCGGAGCAAGGTATCAGCGTAAGCGTGGTCAATGTGGCCTCGGTGAAGCCCCTGGACGAGGAAACTATCGTTCAGGTTGCTCAAAAAAGCAAGGCTGTGGTAACAGCGGAGGAGCATAATATTATCGGTGGATTGGGAAGTGCCGTTGCAGAGCTCCTCGCAGAAAAGCAGCCAACACCAATGGTCCGAGTTGGGATCAAAGATACTTTTGGAGAATCGGGGAAACCTGCTGAACTTCTGGAAAAATACGGCCTGACCAAAGAGAGTATTATCAAAGCCGTTCAAGAGGTTATCTCAAAAAAGTAA
- a CDS encoding transketolase — protein MTTLELKRMANSIRRDIVTMLVAAKSGHPGGSLSAADIVATLFFNEMRINPADPAWADRDRFVLSKGHAAPVLYAALAEKGFFPKEELQGLRKTGRMLQGHPDMKKTPGVDMSTGSLGQGLSAANGMALAGKLDGKDYRVYALLGDGEMAEGQVWEAAMAAAHYKLDNLTGILDYNGLQIDGKTDSVMCSDPLDKKWQAFGWHVIEVDGHDIEALLAAFAEAKEVKGKPTMIIAKTIKGKGVSFMEDQAGWHGNAPSVEQGQQALDELREEAANLG, from the coding sequence TTGACTACACTCGAACTAAAGCGAATGGCCAATAGCATACGTCGGGATATTGTTACCATGCTTGTGGCGGCTAAATCCGGACATCCCGGCGGAAGTCTGTCGGCGGCTGATATTGTAGCCACCTTATTCTTTAATGAAATGCGAATCAATCCCGCAGATCCGGCTTGGGCAGATCGCGATCGTTTTGTTCTTTCTAAAGGACATGCGGCCCCGGTTCTTTACGCCGCACTGGCGGAAAAAGGCTTTTTCCCCAAGGAAGAGCTGCAGGGACTTCGTAAAACCGGCCGTATGTTACAGGGACACCCGGATATGAAAAAGACTCCGGGCGTCGATATGTCCACTGGGTCCTTAGGTCAGGGGCTTTCAGCAGCCAATGGTATGGCTTTAGCCGGTAAGCTGGACGGGAAAGACTACCGGGTGTATGCACTGTTGGGTGACGGCGAGATGGCGGAAGGTCAGGTCTGGGAAGCAGCCATGGCCGCAGCTCACTATAAATTGGATAATCTTACGGGGATCTTAGATTACAACGGACTGCAAATTGACGGGAAGACCGACAGTGTCATGTGTTCTGACCCCTTGGATAAAAAATGGCAGGCCTTTGGCTGGCATGTGATTGAAGTTGACGGCCATGATATTGAGGCTTTGCTGGCAGCCTTTGCAGAGGCTAAAGAAGTAAAGGGCAAGCCGACAATGATTATTGCCAAGACAATAAAGGGAAAAGGGGTTTCCTTTATGGAAGACCAAGCGGGCTGGCACGGCAATGCGCCCTCGGTGGAACAAGGCCAGCAAGCTCTTGATGAATTACGTGAGGAGGCGGCAAACCTTGGCTGA
- the prfB gene encoding peptide chain release factor 2 (programmed frameshift): MLSDWKKELETLTLSLADLRVSLDVANRIEKISALETEFHRPDLWDDPENAQKIMQELALHQNKVKLFQELEEELEETATLWQLAMEEDDVSLEGDVAQGVKALYQRFEALELELLLSGQYDRNNAILTLHAGAGGTEAQDWVQMLYRLYVRWGERHGYKVETLDFLPGEEAGIKSATLSFSGENAYGYAKSEKGVHRLVRISPFDASGRRHTSFASVDVIPEVTEDNEITIDTEDLRIDTYRSGGAGGQHVNKTDSAIRITHLPTGIVVQCQSERSQTQNKLAAMRVLQAKLLELKRKEQEAEITEIRGEQQEIAWGSQIRSYVFHPYSLVKDHRTNVETGNVSAVMDGEIDEFIAAYLQKTKKVQ, from the exons GTGCTTTCTGATTGGAAAAAGGAGCTGGAAACTCTAACATTGTCTTTGGCAGATTTGAGGGTTTCTCTT GACGTCGCTAACCGTATCGAAAAAATCAGTGCATTAGAAACAGAATTTCATAGACCCGACTTATGGGATGACCCGGAGAACGCACAAAAAATTATGCAGGAGTTAGCGCTGCATCAAAATAAGGTGAAATTGTTTCAAGAGCTGGAGGAAGAACTTGAGGAGACAGCGACTCTCTGGCAATTAGCCATGGAAGAGGACGATGTCAGCCTTGAAGGGGATGTAGCCCAGGGGGTAAAAGCCCTTTATCAGAGGTTTGAGGCTTTGGAACTGGAACTGCTGCTTTCCGGTCAGTATGATCGCAACAATGCAATCTTAACCCTTCATGCGGGAGCAGGAGGAACGGAAGCACAAGATTGGGTACAGATGCTCTACAGACTATATGTTCGTTGGGGAGAGCGTCATGGATACAAAGTTGAAACTCTGGACTTTTTACCAGGCGAGGAAGCAGGTATTAAAAGCGCCACCTTATCCTTTAGCGGGGAAAATGCCTATGGCTACGCTAAGTCGGAAAAAGGTGTGCATCGCTTGGTGAGAATATCACCCTTTGATGCGTCGGGCCGCCGCCATACTTCCTTCGCTTCTGTGGATGTCATACCTGAAGTAACGGAAGATAACGAAATAACCATTGATACCGAAGATTTGCGCATCGATACTTACCGGTCCGGAGGAGCAGGCGGACAGCACGTTAATAAAACGGATTCCGCCATCCGCATCACCCACCTGCCTACGGGGATAGTCGTCCAGTGTCAGAGCGAACGTTCCCAAACTCAGAATAAGCTGGCAGCCATGCGGGTTCTACAAGCCAAGTTATTGGAGTTAAAACGCAAAGAGCAAGAAGCTGAAATAACCGAAATCCGGGGTGAGCAGCAGGAAATTGCCTGGGGAAGTCAAATTCGTTCTTATGTTTTCCATCCTTATAGTTTGGTCAAAGATCACCGGACCAATGTTGAAACAGGGAACGTTTCAGCTGTTATGGATGGAGAAATCGATGAGTTTATCGCTGCCTATCTTCAAAAAACAAAAAAGGTGCAATAA